In Eulemur rufifrons isolate Redbay chromosome 15, OSU_ERuf_1, whole genome shotgun sequence, the genomic stretch CAGTGTTAtcaatcatttaaataatttattagcttcaaattttaatataatcGATTTAgctttcctgaaaataaaaaagaacacttGCATGGAAGCTTGGAGACCTAGGTTTGAGTTATGGCTCTGTCTCTGGAGGACATTAAGACAGATTAGGTAAATCACATAACTTCTTCAGCTTCATGTTCTTCATCCAGAAATTGAGGAGGTTGACTAATATCTAAGAGAAAACAGCTCCCTACAGTTCCCTACAGCTCACCAACACTAAAAGTGGTTTTGCTTCTTATGAAAACACTATGTAGTGAATTTAATAACAATTGTTCATAAAAATAGAAGCTGTTTGCCACTTTGAAAAACCTGTTGATtgggtttttcttgttttgtattaTTAAGAGTCTCATCAAAGCAGAACTGGCTGCCCAGTCCAGGTTATTCCCTTATAAATAAATCCCCGACATCAGTCCTAAATCAGATACATAATGAAGCTATATAAACAGGCAGATAAAAACACCAGCAAACACTCGTCAAACTGCTGGGTCACTGAGGCAgagtaaattcatttttaaagactaaGGGAAGATTTCAGGAGAGCCGTGGATAGAAACAGGACAGGGTAAGGGGAAACCTTTGCCTCTTCTCTTAATAACTTAAAAAGTCCATGACAAGGAGATAACACCTTGAAATGgatggccttgagcaagttactttatTTGGTTGCTGCCCTTTAGTTTACTCggctgtaaaatgaggataatcatAGAACCTACCACATGTCATTGTTGTAAGGCTTAATTGAAGTTAATATATCCCAACCCctaatgttaactattatttcaGGACTTTTTTCAACTGTTACTTTCTGCTAACTTTTCCTTTAAGCTCAGAAACCTTTATAAAAAACATGCTGTTTGGAGTTCCAAATGAAAACTTGTTAAGAACAGAAATTACAACTAGTGCTTGAAATTAGTGAGTTCTTTTAAAGACCCATTATAAGTGAATATATTTGTTCAGACCCACTTGGTTTTAGAgagtttttaattgaaattttaattaaaattaagtgttCACTTGACTTCTATAGAATGGTGTTTATTATTTAAGCTCATCATAATGAgtgctatttttgttatttaacttGACTGTTAAGATTATTTTCAACTGTAAAATCAcctcaattttgttttgttaccACTAGGTATTAATAGGTGCTATGTGTTGATATGACTATGGCTGAGCTGCTTTAGATTAATGTGAGGAAAATCAAacaacagcaatgacaaaaaaaaaaaatctattatgttAGTGATTATGGAATTCCTAGGACCATAGattataaaaattcatgaaaactCTTTATCTCACAACTCTATTCTCTTTGGTATTTCaagttcattttaaatatattatacttctttaaaaaattaatggttGTCAaccattgtcatttttattttcctgactaATTATCATGGACCTTTCCTTTTGCTAACAATATTTTAACAGGCTCTGGTGAAATAGTTATGAACTAGTTTggttaaaaatgcatttcattttgGTTAAAAATAGCCTTTGTCCCTCATATTCTAGTATTGCCATTGTTTTCCTCATAGGCAAGTTGAAAATGCCTTCATTAATTCAGAATTCTTTGCCACGGGATGTCATTGAGTTCTAAACTCCTAGCATTCCTGGAGAGGCCTGGAATCTGTATTCACCACAGTCACACATTGTCTGATAAGTCACTCATTATGGTGACGGTTTTATCAGGAAAACACAAGAGGAGTGTTTTTGAAAACATGATACCAACATTGACAAGATAAGACACATATCTGTGGGTTAATCAATATGtataaataatgttttgaatTTGATAACCCCATTTGAAATTATGTGAAAATCTGGAATATATTTAGTAAAGCATTGTCTACAAATTAGACTGAGAATTTTATAAGCTTCTATTTTTTGAATCTTTTGATCTCTATAAAAGTTACTTTCAAAAGACAAGTTTCACTGAAGTTGGTGCCTGTTAGCTGCCATGTTTGATCAGACATGAAGAGCCTCACAGCGGAGATCCATGCTACAACCAGTGTACTGTTAGTCCTTACGCTCCATGAACTTTGCTTCTTAGTCACCAGCCAGGAACTAAGAGTTCTCAAGCTACTTTTTTCTGTGTGAATGTATAACCACACTCCCAACTCCATGACTAGTGTGTTAAAGTATATGAGTAGTGGGGGATGGGAGTGATTAGTTAATTTTTTATGCACAAAAATATCTGCACAtatgttaaaaagcaaatattactaaaatatgTGCAATAGAAAAACAGACGTTTTTGTTCTCCATCCCTAGCCACCCCTGGTCCTGACCACCAGATATAATTGctcaattattttaattagttcTTCTGATACTTATTCCTTTCTGTTAAATAATGTGATTGtactgttcttttttgttttatcaatttcatatattatctcttggctttttattatagttattaagGAATTAAATTTTCTACTCACCCATATCCACTTTCCCTTCTTGGCCTCATTCTCCCAATATAGTTCTATCacaattttttgttaaataagtccaggtttaaattattaaattgtgtCAAAATTGATCATTGATGAGCTATGGAGTGATttgtatgtttccttttttataacaAAGTTAAcaatgaccattttttttttaattcattgtctttgttttctgtttattgctATTTCTTTCCAGTTGACCACACAGATTTTGCAGCACATGAATGACTTTTCCAAATGCTCAGTAATTACCCACAATCTCTGATGTCTAATCAGGACTAGTAGGTCCTTAAACTGGGAGCACATCTGCAGTCCTGGTATTTCCCATATTTCTGGGTGATTTGACCCAGAATTCATCAAATCCCacttttttgttacttttctttccAAGTCTCCATTTTTCTCCCAAGTTTTAAGTCCAGAAATTCATAATTCTAGGTGATTTATGTCTTAACATGGGATGGCACTCTAAGCTGAATTAGTTATCCTTCTAATTGGGAAGGTATTCCTCTGTAATCAAAGTTGCTGTTGTCTCAACAATTATTAGCAAGTAGAGATTGGACATTGATTCCAGAGATGAGGAGGTCATCCCTGGAAATACAGATTTGGTAGTTATTGGCATAAAGGTGATATAAAATCACTTGGGATAATAGAGGAACACAGGGATTCATTCCCAAACCCTGAAGTATGTCTCTAATTTCTGAGATTTACTTATTGAATATATTCAATTAAATTCCCCCCATTACCTGAAATTTTATTACaatgttattttctgatttaCCATAGCAGGGAAACTTTTCCAATTGCCATACAATCACCAGTACCACTAGCTTCTCAGTTTCTTATGCTCAATACCCagaggttatttttatttcataacctATGGACATCCTTTATGACATGAAAATCTTctggttctttcttctttccattagCTCAACATTTTTACTCATTATTCCAATTTCTACTTTGGTTTGAGCTCTTACTTTATTCTAACTACTTTACTTTTCATAGTTAAAGTCAAGTGTACACTACAAATAGCtactagaaaaataattactcAAATATCTCTTCCTATTATAATTTATCCAAATTTGGAAACACATCCTACAGAATCaaactttctgcttttctttcatcattttcccCACTAGTTCATAAATTTCTTACATAGCATCTTTACTCCAGATAAATATAATCTGTTTTCTGTGTTCAACCAACCATGGGTCTTAttgcttccttctcttttccatgTTTCTTCTTCCACATAAATTATCCTCTCATACCTTTTGTCTCTGAAATTCTTGGCATCTAGTCTTCATCAAGATATTACAAAACTCCCACTTTCTCCTAGGATGTCCTTATACTCAATAGCTGATGATTCATTCCATTActtgatatttctaaaataatttgtattcataTCTTCAGTCAAATCGAAAATTTCTTTAGTCATTCATTTTTGTACCATTCCTTTTAAGTAAGCCTGGTGGCCCAAGTGTGTTCACAGACAGAgcatttagtaaatattcttCTCATACCATGCATTCAAAGGCATACTAGATAAACTTAAGCATATCAGAATAACATTCTTAAGTGGCACGCTgttgtttttgatattttctgtattttaaatgattatacagcacattcttttaatctttttattttcatttcatgtgTGCCCTATATAAATAGTAAAATCTTTCAATGTGGAGAATGTCTgcatctcctttttcttttatattaactcCCCTTATGTCATATACCATTATTTGATGTATAGCATATTAGCAATTCATCTACCTTTCAGTTCAGTGACTCTAACTATATACACATCATCTAGGTTTTCAAAAATCAGagttaaaatttgattttaaatttcaaaatagttatcATTTGTAAACTCTAGGAAAGGAATTGGAAGTTCCATAAAATACTGCAAAGTCATACAAACTTTAATTTCCTAAAAATTATATTCCATATTAAAAGATCCTCATTGGCATTTTGGCTGCCATGGTTTCCGAGGACTACATTTACTAATACAGTGCACACCGAGTACAGTGAAATCTGCCCTTTCCTGATTGAGGCTGCTGCCCACAAATCCTGTTTACAGCTCCTGGTATTCTAAATTGTAATTACTGAATAAGCCACAGTGATAAGTCTGAAAACATTGAGCCTCTTAAAATACAGGCATTATTAGCACAGATGTATCTTACATTGTATCATATTAGAACTATTAGGCACTGTAGCTATTATGCTGTCCATGTCCTCATTTTGGACgtgaggaaagtgaggcccaaACTCATGTGGCGACAACTCAACGCAAACCAGGTCTCTCAACTTTTCCTCCAATACTGGCTTTCCCACATTCTGCCAGGATGTTGCATATGAAATATAATTCAACTTTCACTTCATAAAATCTTGCTAGGCATAGATGCAAAATCCAAGCTTTTCTTTGACTTCCAGAAGGTAGATAAGAAATTATCAGTGGATTCAAAGCCCTAACTTGAGTTGCATTGTTATCTAAAATATGAGTATGAGGATGGGGAGACACATGTATTGCGAGCATGTAATGATTGAAACTATTCTAAATTATGGTAGCCAagataaacacacaaaaacattcttttgttgacattaaatgatatattttagtaGAACTATATATTAGTATCAATCTTTTGACTTAGCAAAAttgaaagttttccttttttttaaatttttttccagctaTATGTGGTCATTTGAGAAAGCTCACCTCAGCATGGTTCAGATAATCACTGGACAACTTGTCGAGTCGTTTGATGAAGAATTTAGAACTCTGTATGCCAGATCCCGCGTCCCCAGTTCGTTTGCGCAGGAAGAATCGGCGAGAGTGAAGCATGGCAAAGCACTCTGGGAAAACGGCACTTACCAGCGTTCGGTTTCTTCACTAGCTTCCATTTCCAGCCAGAGAAACCTTTTCGGTAGACAAGACAAACTTCATAAACTAGACTCTAGTTACTTCAAAAGCAGAGGGATGTATGCTCCAAATGATCACGACAAGTACAACATAAGAAATCATGGCTACAAACCTCATTTTGTTCCAAACTTTAACGGTCCCAATGCAATACGTCAGTTTCAACCTAGCCAGATACATGAAAATTGGAAAAGGCATAGTTACGCCGGGGAACAGCCGGAGACGACGCCGTACCTCCTGCTCAACAGGGCGCTGAACAGAACCAACAATGCGCCGGGCAATTGGCAAAGGCCGACAGACAGTCTCAGCGTGGCCTCCTCGTCGCGGGGAGGCGGCACAGGCCGCAGGAACACGCCCGCCCAGAGTTTCGCCGATCGGCTCGCCCAGCGGAAGACAAACCTGGCAGACAGGAATTCAAACGTGCGGCGGTCTTTCAACGGCACGGATAATCACATCCGCTTTCTGCAACAGCGAATGCCAACCCTGGAGCACACCACGAGGTCGTTCCTACGCAACTGGAGAATTGAGTCCTACTTAAATGATCACTCCGAAGCTACACCTGACTCAAATGGATCGGCTTTGGCGGAACGATTTGAGGGCTGTGATAGCCTGGAGAATTTGAAAGCCAGTGCCCTGTACACTCACTCTCGGCTTCGTTCCTCTTTTGTATTTAAACCGACTTTACCGGAGCAACAGGAAGTCAGCAGTTGTACAACCGGCTCCTCAAATTCAACGATCATTGGTTCCCAGGGAAGTGACACACCGAAGGCGGTCCCAGACACCCCGACAAGTGTACAGCATTTGACAGACAAACCCGCGCCAGAAGCAATCCCCAAGCTCCCCGCACCGCCAGAGGCATCAAAAATGCACACCTTGCAGGTTCCCGAAAACCGTTCAGCAGTCTCAAACCAAACTACAAATGGCCATACAGAATCAAACAACTATCTGTATACAACCTTGTGTGTAAATAAGCCGACAGAAAATCTAAAGAATCAACAAAATGAGCTCCTACTTAAAAGGCGAAGTTTCCCATTCTTTGACCACTCAAAAGCCAATTTAGATCATGGCAATAGTAAGCATTATGTGTATAGTACACTTACCAGGAATCGAGTGAGACAACCAGAAAAGCCCAAAGAAGATTTGCTGAAAAGTGCCAAAAGCATGCACAATGTGACACAAAatgtggaagaggaggaggaggaggttgtCAAGAGAGAACCTCCAAGTGGCACCACTCCCAAATCAGTTTCCATTGCTGCTTTAGTTGATGTGAATAAGGAGGAACCCAACAAAGAATTCACTTCCAAGAAGGAAGTTAAGGGTTCCCCGAGTTTTTTGAAAAAGGGATCTCAGAAGTTAAGATCGTTACTTAGCCTTAccccagaaaagaaagaaaatttatccaAAAATAAAGCACCTGCCTTTTATAAAATGTGCAGTAGCTCTGACACATTAGTTTCTGAGTGTGAAGAAAATCAAAAACCAAAGAAATCAGAACCAAAAGTCGATTCATCTCCTAGAAGAAAGCGTTCTTCCTCATCAAACTCCCAGGGTAGCATCCACAAGAGTAAGGAAGACGTGACAGTTAGCTCATCTCAGGGAATAAATTCAGATGAAGGTAATAAAGTAATACCTTCCCCAGGTCCGGTTGAAAGTAAGTCCTTGGAAAGGGCAGGAGATGCTTCTGCCCCGAGATTTAACACAGAACAGATCCAATACCGAGATTCAAAAGAGATAAAAGCAGTTGTTGCTCCTGAGAGAAGACCAACTTCTTCTCCAAGGCTGAAGCCCAATGAGCTTCTACGATCTCATTCAACTGACCGGCGAGTTTACAGTCGTTTTGAACCATTTTGTAAGATTGAAAGCTCTATCCAGCCAACAGGCAACATGCCAAATACCAGTATAAATCGCCCAGAAATAAAATCTACAACTATGGGCAACAGTTATGGCAGGTCCAGTCCAATGCTTAATTACAACACTGGTGTTTACCACTCCTATCAACCAAATGAAAACAAGTTTCGAGGATTTATGCAAAAGTTTGGAAActtcatacacaaaaataaataaaatactatgatTTCAAATAGCTATTAAGATACAAAATGAATGAGGCTATAAATATTTGTCCAAAGAATACTGTGGACAGTTTTTGTTATGTGCCAATAGATTTCTGTAAGGACAGAGTTATAAGTATATGTATATGTTCACCAGTGTACTAATGTACAGTCAAGTTATTGTTGTATGTGATAAAGTTAGTATCTACTATAGATGGACTGTAAACACATGATTTTTAATTGATAATGGTAAAAAACTGGtgtatttaaattgttttcttcagACTGAAGATCTTGTTAAGTCTTAATTAGAAACTTTTATGGAGAGATGGTATGTGGATTTTAAGCATTCATTCCaaagtcttttcttttaaaaaaaaggatcATACTGCTATCAATGACTCTTTATAACATGTTTTTATGGTGTTTTCATATCTATAAGAAAATGGGACAAAACctcttttgcttttaattaactttaaattttacaggatttgttatattttattaatgttttattaattttcctgtGTAGCATTGTACAATTGTTTGGGCAACAATAGTACCATTTCAACTATATGGCTCagcacattgtttttattttgcctaaaatgtttgcaaattgtCAGCCTCATGTAGTATAATTGCATTCACTGGAATTTATCTTTCTAAATCTTTGAAAACTGTCCAGGGTATGCTTCTTTTTACTCTGAAACTCAGGGAGCCTATACTCTACTCACCTATCAGCTGCTGATCTTTTACAgtcattttttttacttcaaatttaTAGCAAGCCAGCAGGAATTTAGAAAACCTGAACTATTCCCCCTCCTTTTTTCAGTGTATAAACGCTTTTAGAAATGTAAACTTCTGCCTAGTTTTTTATGTTAGATTAGCATGACAATGCTGAGATGTTTTGCTTGCAacaatttttgctcttttttaagTTGTGCCAAACATGGTATAACTGCATAGTGTGTTCATAAAAGTACTTTGCAGAAAATGAGAAGTGGGACCTAGCTTAGTTCTTTCATTATTTGATGATGATATTCAGATTGTAAGACACCCTTTACCTTTCTTaggataatgaaataaaaactccaCATCCATTCCAGAGACTTTAACTTGGCTTTGCTTCTTTCACAAAGGACAAAAATTCAAGAAGCAATGCATCATGTGAGAAGTATGAAGTGTTTTTACATCACTTTAAACATACTACTTAATATGTTCTAAGTTGCTATGGGgtcagttttaaaaatgcaaattttagtcAAATATGAATATCTGTGTTATGAAATCATTTTCCATAGTATTTAAAAACCATGAAAAGAAACATGACAAGAGAAAATATGACAGGGGGGGTGTGGGGACCTAACAAA encodes the following:
- the FAM83B gene encoding protein FAM83B; amino-acid sequence: METSSLLSSLNDECKSDNYIEPHYKEWYRVAIDTLIEYGLEAYQEFLVKERVSDFLAEEEINYILKNVQKVAQSTAHGTDNSCDDTSSSGTYWPIESDVEAPNLDLGWPYVMPGLLGGTHIDLLFHPPRAHLLTIKETIRKMVKEARKVIALVMDIFTDVDIFKEIVEASTRGISVYLLLDESNFNHFLNMTEKQGCQVQRLRNIRVRTVKGQDYVSKTGAKFHGKMEQKFLLVDCQKVMYGSYSYMWSFEKAHLSMVQIITGQLVESFDEEFRTLYARSRVPSSFAQEESARVKHGKALWENGTYQRSVSSLASISSQRNLFGRQDKLHKLDSSYFKSRGMYAPNDHDKYNIRNHGYKPHFVPNFNGPNAIRQFQPSQIHENWKRHSYAGEQPETTPYLLLNRALNRTNNAPGNWQRPTDSLSVASSSRGGGTGRRNTPAQSFADRLAQRKTNLADRNSNVRRSFNGTDNHIRFLQQRMPTLEHTTRSFLRNWRIESYLNDHSEATPDSNGSALAERFEGCDSLENLKASALYTHSRLRSSFVFKPTLPEQQEVSSCTTGSSNSTIIGSQGSDTPKAVPDTPTSVQHLTDKPAPEAIPKLPAPPEASKMHTLQVPENRSAVSNQTTNGHTESNNYLYTTLCVNKPTENLKNQQNELLLKRRSFPFFDHSKANLDHGNSKHYVYSTLTRNRVRQPEKPKEDLLKSAKSMHNVTQNVEEEEEEVVKREPPSGTTPKSVSIAALVDVNKEEPNKEFTSKKEVKGSPSFLKKGSQKLRSLLSLTPEKKENLSKNKAPAFYKMCSSSDTLVSECEENQKPKKSEPKVDSSPRRKRSSSSNSQGSIHKSKEDVTVSSSQGINSDEGNKVIPSPGPVESKSLERAGDASAPRFNTEQIQYRDSKEIKAVVAPERRPTSSPRLKPNELLRSHSTDRRVYSRFEPFCKIESSIQPTGNMPNTSINRPEIKSTTMGNSYGRSSPMLNYNTGVYHSYQPNENKFRGFMQKFGNFIHKNK